A region from the Silene latifolia isolate original U9 population chromosome 7, ASM4854445v1, whole genome shotgun sequence genome encodes:
- the LOC141590633 gene encoding disease resistance protein At4g27190-like has protein sequence MERRTMSFANVDLPRNKVTNLLKPVGDLILNEEALKTLPENVRLGVEAMGVVIGNRRGLKAELVDFDNIKSHRNCCCCCVISYNYFSDRYYMSVAAEAMLVTIKEIIGNEPGSEDVTRPERRGEMKAIPTNLAELKSRNELFEKIITSLASKDVNALGVFGMGGSGKTTLAIQVANSKAKSVFETAVMVEISESPNIESIQNQIGDGLDLDLNNVHGIREKAIRLHNRLTPKDESDGRKDEKKILIVLDNIWKKIDLDQMGIPRKYCKLLLTSRTRDVCKEMDVHEELARTWAEAIELARTWAEELVSSSMFLKGDSDDYVKIHDVVRESTMSFASKSGINTDGHVFLVDAIPRWICEETFSKYTGISLLAQPNYVPLSGVKADLLQILLLKGNKNHNSVLESNFFQGMTNLKVLEVLFMNFKKGLPESLCKLKVLKTLHLVDCELGDIKLIGELDSLLVLSLRGSSLKWLPDEIGKLYKLRVLDMSKCRCEQARFPANVIAGLSLLEGLYLVDSSFTEWAVAESTSNDTGVGNGADIDDLTKLEFLNVLEIHIQGLKYFPICDQFVKNLNKFQIIVGQEGLKPMPCQRALMVSEFDVSQELKRDNCLKELLKKADFLALKSAAVNNIVPELDEEGYGDLSRLELSNIDSISRICEGKAPTDLFFNLCHLKVSELEKLEELLPVNPLPLKLISLKVSYCNSLTYIFSEDDVVNKESDIIELPCLKTLKFDMVTNLISMVKPSNNDDSQRPSFFNSKLI, from the exons ATGGAACGAAGGACAATGTCATTTGCGAATGTCGATCTGCCGAGAAACAAAGTTACAAATTTGCTTAAACCAGTGGGGGATTTAATTTTGAATGAGGAGGCGTTGAAAACATTGCCCGAGAATGTAAGGTTAGGAGTGGAAGCAATGGGCGTTGTTATTGGGAATAGGAGGGGGCTGAAGGCAGAGTTGGTGGATTTTGATAATATAAAAAGCCACAgaaactgttgttgttgttgtgtgatTTCTTATAATTATTTCTCGGATCGTTATTATATGAGTGTAGCGGCTGAGGCTATGCTCGTCACAATCAAGGAAATAATTGGAAACGAACCTGGGAGTGAGGATGTGACTCGGCCTGAAAGAAGAGGCGAAATGAAAGCCATCCCAACAAATTTGGCGGAGTTGAAATCCAGAAATGAGCTTTTTGAGAAAATAATAACGTCACTCGCTTCCAAAGATGTTAATGCGCTTGGTGTCTTTGGAATGGGAGGCTCAg GAAAAACAACGTTAGCCATACAAGTTGCCAATAGCAAAGCAAAAAGCGTATTTGAAACAGCGGTAATGGTTGAAATTTCAGAATCTCCAAATATAGAAAGCATACAAAATCAGATTGGAGATGGACTTGATTTGGATTTGAATAATGTGCATGGTATACGTGAAAAGGCAATCCGCCTACATAACAGATTGACGCCTAAAGACGAATCAGATGGGAGGAAAGATGAAAAAAAGATACTCATTGTCTTGGACAACATTTGGAAGAAAATTGATCTGGATCAAATGGGAATACCTCGCAAGTATTGTAAGCTTTTATTGACAAGCAGAACAAGGGATGTCTGCAAAGAAATGGATGTACATGAAG AGTTAGCACGTACTTGGGCAGAAGCCATAGAGTTAGCACGTACTTGGGCAGAAGAGCTTGTGTCGTCTTCAATGTTTCTAAAAGGTGATTCCGACGATTATGTAAAGATCCACGATGTTGTTCGGGAATCAACTATGTCTTTTGCATCAAAATCTGGTATAAATACAG ATGGACATGTGTTTTTGGTGGACGCTATTCCTAGATGGATATGCGAAGAGACTTTCAGTAAGTACACTGGCATATCACTTTTGGCTCAACCTAATTACGTTCCTCTAAGCGGTGTGAAGGCCGATTTGCTTCAAATTTTGCTATTGAAAGGCAATAAAAACCACAATTCTGTTCTTGAGTCAAATTTTTTCCAAGGAATGACAAATTTGAAGGTCTTAGAAGTGTTATTCATGAATTTTAAGAAAGGACTGCCAGAATCCTTGTGCAAATTGAAAGTTCTTAAAACATTGCATTTAGTGGATTGTGAATTAGGAGATATTAAGTTGATTGGTGAGTTGGATAGTCTACTTGTTCTTAGTTTACGTGGGTCGTCTCTAAAGTGGTTACCTGATGAAATTGGGAAGTTGTACAAACTTCGTGTGCTGGATATGAGCAAGTGCCGGTGTGAGCAAGCAAGATTCCCAGCTAATGTGATAGCTGGACTTTCTCTTCTAGAAGGGCTCTACTTGGTTGATAGCAGCTTTACAGAATGGGCGGTAGCGGAAAGTACATCTAATGACACAGGAGTTGGTAACGGGGCAGACATCGATGATCTCACTAAGTTGGAGTTTTTGAATGTGCTTGAAATACACATTCAAGGACTAAAATACTTCCCCATTTGTGACCAATTTGTCAAAAACCTGAACAAATTTCAAATAATTGTTGGACAAGAAGGTTTAAAACCAATGCCTTGTCAACGTGCTCTTATGGTTTCGGAATTTGATGTTAGCCAGGAGTTGAAAAGGGACAATTGTCTAAAGGAATTGCTAAAGAAAGCTGATTTCTTGGCTTTAAAGAGCGCAGCAGTCAACAATATTGTTCCCGAGTTGGATGAAGAAGGATATGGAGACTTGAGTCGTCTGGAACTGTCTAACATTGATAGCATAAGCAGGATATGTGAAGGGAAAGCTCCAACGGATTTGTTTTTTAATCTATGTCACCTCAAAGTTTCAGAGTTGGAGAAATTAGAAGAATTATTACCCGTTAATCCGCTTCCACTTAAATTGATCTCGTTAAAAGTTTCATATTGCAACTCTTTGACCTACATTTTCAGTGAGGATGATGTGGTAAACAAGGAATCAGATATCATCGAGTTGCCTTGTTTAAAAACACTGAAATTCGATATGGTTACCAATTTGATAAGTATGGTTAAGCCATCAAACAATGATGATAGTCAACGCCCAAGTTTCTTCAACAGTAAG TTGATTTAA